Proteins from one Hyperolius riggenbachi isolate aHypRig1 chromosome 2, aHypRig1.pri, whole genome shotgun sequence genomic window:
- the CENPV gene encoding centromere protein V, translating to MVKAKKAVAKRQPAERHTRTAAAAGVKLVVPPKPAAKLPDSKKSKAKQAAIKKQVEEDSKEDELLDLGAQKHRWLNFVKQQSLSPEDAAKLLLDSYEYKGLVKHSGGCHCGAVRFEVWASADLHVFDCNCSICVKKQNRHFIVPSSRFKLLKGADKLTTYTFNTKKAQHTFCKICGVQSFYTPRSNPDGYGIAAHCLDEGTVRSIHVEQINGKEWEKAMKEHKTIRSMSKS from the exons ATGGTGAAGGCTAAAAAAGCTGTAGCGAAGCGTCAGCCCGCGGAGAGGCACACCAGGACCGCAGCCGCCGCCGGGGTGAAGCTGGTGGTGCCACCTAAACCCGCAGCGAAGCTCCCGGACAGCAAGAAGAGCAAAGCCAAGCAGGCGGCTATCAAGAaacaggtggaggaggacagcaaggaggACGAGCTGCTGGACCTGGGCGCCCAGAAGCACCGCTGGCTCAACTTTGTCAAGCAACAAAGTCTGAGCCCCGAGGATGCAGCCAAACTTCTGCTGGACTCCTA TGAATACAAAGGCCTTGTGAAGCACAGCGGAGGATGTCACTGCGGAGCAGTTCGTTTCGAGGTTTGGGCCTCTGCCGACCTTCATGTCTTTGATTGCAA CTGCAGCATCTGTGTAAAGAAGCAAAACCGTCACTTCATTGTGCCGTCATCGCGTTTTAAGTTATTGAAG GGTGCTGATAAACTTACCACTTACACCTTCAACACCAAAAAAGCACAACATACCTTCTGCAAAATATGTGGAGTCCAGAGCTTCTACACACCTCGCTCCAATCCTGATGGGTATG GGATCGCAGCGCACTGCCTGGACGAAGGGACGGTCCGCAGCATCCATGTGGAGCAGATCAATGGGAAGGAGTGGGAGAAGGCTATGAAAGAGCACAAGACAATTCGCAGCATGTCAAAGTCCTGA